In the genome of Euleptes europaea isolate rEulEur1 chromosome 4, rEulEur1.hap1, whole genome shotgun sequence, the window agaactgaagaagaatcggcctctgtgccttgaaacgatcgttttctccttcaactaatcagctgctgcaaaagaaaaagaaatacatcataaaggacaaATTGATTATGATGCAATACTAttatacttaccttttataggaagtgctgagaatgtgtctttgttcataaattctatgtgtaaaagaaataaatacatgtgttgttggtaatatgtgatgctggtgggtatattaccacatactgtaaatatatagcctcaaaactgttggcattagttacagctattcctatactgaatttctcatcttaagaTAGGTGTATAGAGGTGTTTTATTtgtttccactacctggaggttggcaaccctagcttgggagctaagcagggttaagaacataagaacataagaaaggccctgctggatcagacccaggcccatcaagtccagcagtctgttcacacagtggccaaccaggtgactctaggttAGGTATggtcagtacatggatgggagaatTATAGGGAAGACAGGGGTTGCTACTCAAAGGAAGGCAATCTTTGCTGATCTCTTTCCTGGAACGCCCCATGTATGGGGATTGCTATGAGTTGGTTGTGGCATGTTCTTCTACTTAAATAAGAGGTACTAAAATGAGGTATTATTCTATTAGTATTCCATAGAACTATATGTGCTAGAATCTGGAGGACTCCCATCAATGCCTCAAAACTAGAATATTTGAATAAAATATGAGAAACAGACCTGAGCGGTAGtgcggtgtagtggctagagaATCGGACTAGGCCTGGGGAGATCCTGAATCAAATCCCTACTTGCCACGGAAAATCTCGCCAGGTGTTCTTGGACCATTCCTTCTTTCTATGACTACCCTACCTCAATTGGGGCTCCCCAAAGAATCTGGCTGAATAACATTATCAAAAGCAGGGTGCAGGGTCTTTTGGTGTGATCCAAGCTGGGCTGTGCTAATGAAAGACACTACTGAAGCCAGATGTATAAGAGTCATGCCACATTGTGTTTTTGCAATGGTTCAATtaaaaataagattcaaaataaaatatttataacgtCGGGATTTAATAACTTGGGCGACAACAAATGGTGCCGTCACATATGCCTTTATTTGTTTTGTTCCATATGCTGTTTGCTGCAGCAATGCTGAATTCGATTACAGAAGCAGCAAATAACCCAAGCAAGCTTGGCAGGCGACAGATCCTTTAGTTGGCGGCAACTGTCTCCTGGATCCAGTCCACGTAGTTACACACCTTGGTGTATACCCCAGGGTAACCACTCAGGGCACACCCTACCCCCCAGGACACGATGCCTTGGAGTTGCCCGTTGCACACCACGGGTCCACCAGAATCCCCCTGTGggaaaagaaaggagggaaacaTTAGTATGTAGATTGCTGACCCTGGGTTCATGATATCTGCGAAACTTGGAATTAGAAAAAGGCAAGCTGGGAATTACAAAAAGGCTGATTGCTTATTTGCCACAACCAGGTACCCAAGGTTGGCTgggataaataaaacatatagataatgaaaatataatttatttaaggtgctatgtcaagataaaaattattttaaaaattgttaaaacagcacaatggcatttcctaaggtagATATATtataaccgtgtgtgtgtgtgcgcgtgcgcgcgcgcgcgtcaggtgctgtcaagtcgtttccgactcatggtgaccctgtgaatgaaatgcctccaaaatgtcctatctttgacagccttgcttagatcttgcaaattgaaggctgtggcttcctttattgagtccatccatctcttgttgggtcttcctcttttcctgctgccctcaacttttcctagcatgactgtcttttccacatACCAGACGCATTTTGGCCTgtttgttttaccaggttgattattgcacacattttatatggaagacatatacagcccagtataacaacttgtagacaatctaaccggatgtttgtataattggaaatatactatacaacctatatacatgcctggtctgatatgtgattgtctgtatatgtttatatatctgtaaatatgtgggtatgttttacatgggtttcaattgaccactgaggaaggccaaataggccgaaacgcgtctggtataataatttttatcttgacatggtgccttaaataaattatatttttattatctatatattttattcatcccacccaaccttgggtacccagcttctgttttctaggttgggttttgttccccttttctctttttttcttcaattgtgtgtgtaaagggccttcaagtcgcagccgacttatggcaaccccttttggggttttcatggcaagagactaacagaggtggtttgccagtgccttcctctgcacatgaaccctggtcttccttggtggtctcccatccaaatactaaccagggcggaccctgcttagcagcttctgagatctgaccagatcaggctagcctgggccatccaggtcagggctttcttcAATTAGAAAAAGGCAAAACATAAACCTTTGGGATCTTCTCAGGACAAAGGAGGTCAGTCTGATGATGGAAAATCTATGCCACTCCCCATTAACATTGgttctgttttttcttttaaagacttttatttcattttaataaaaatagaaacagaaatgaaaaatagaagacagaaaaatacggaaaatagaaaacaatacaaaacaatacatcgaaaaaaagaaaaaggttctGGGTAGTCGTACAGAGAGTTGTTAGAATTACAATACTTTTTCCATCCTCCTTATAAACTGTATTATGCCAAGTTTCTAGCCTCTTAATAATAAATCCTCTGAGCTTTTTACTTGCTCGTTCATTCTCCATATTGTTAATATTTTAACAATAACACAATAATACTTGCCTTCACTACATATTTTAAATCAATATCTAATGCTTACATCTCTAGTATAAAATTATATCCAACCATACTCAATTTTGATTATACATCATTTTATGAAACATATGAGTAATAAAGCTTCCAATTATTTTAACGCTGGTTCTCTTTTTGAACGTTTCTCATGCCTACCTGCTACTTCTCACTTAGAGAGAAAAGTTGAATTTCCGGATAGGACAAGATTCAGAGATTAGACTTTCACTCTGATTAATAAGGAATATCTCCCTTTCAGAGGACTCATTGTGGCACCCCCCTTTTTCCCATTCTTCCAAAATCACTCAGTCTTCAGAATAATTTAGGTTTCCCCTCCTCCCAATAATGCATTGAGACTCTGAGAACCTTTCAAGTCCCATCGTAATGTTTTGGTAGAGCCACATTATTCCATCaggtttccaacttccagaaTGTGATTCCATTTTGAATTCTGGATGCTCTCATTGCAGCCAGAAGCCAGCTGTTTTAAACACTTTCAGAGGCACCAAACATCACAGGTGCATGGAAGTTTTCAGTGTTGGCACTGAACAATGCTGTGCTTCCTTTGCTGGATGGCAGGAACACTCCTCTTTCCATCTCTGTTTTGGAGCTGTTTTACCCTAGATGGTGTGTCTTAAGGGCATATTGGTCTTTTATGTATGAGAGTTTTACCTTTCGATGCTCGTtagacccacacttttctgttgggaatcctaaaaatgctatgcaccagtaAAATCACTATCTCAAatctggaagcgtctgagtccccgccccttgaaaatgctgctttgtagttggctgtagtgcttactgtgagaaaaacatccagttcccTTCTCCCCTCAGTGGAAACCCAAACCATTTCACAAaacggagctctttaaaaggaacagggtgggagagggagaaacccaagcatcattgtaaaactcatttttatgtggcaaatgtctgctcagaaagaactctgaatcaggaagcatttgagtccctgccccttgaaacgctgcgttttaattggctgtagtgcttactatgagaaaaatgtcacacacacgCCCCAGCTCCCCTGAACCACATTTTGGCTTCTGCAGGGAGATGAGgacaatttgacccaggctgatctcaggagagatcaaagaattggATTTTAACAGCaccgggaagacccagacattgcgagggcagGCTGCGAGTTCATCTCTAAGGGGCAGAAAATTCATACATAATTCTGGGAACAACAGAGTCAGTCCAAGGCTgaacgtgagtcaaagtacccatgcataaaggaccattaTATTAGTTAGGAGACGTTTTAGAGTTCAGAGGTCATAAGAGATTTTTCCTCCCTGAGAAAAGGCATCTCACCTGGCAGGAATCTTTGCCACCCTCCAAGTACCCCACACACATCATGTTTGAAGTGATTTTCCCAGGAAGGGCGTCCTTGCACTCGGCATCCGTTAAAACTGGAGCATCCAGGCACTGCAGGAGCTCTGGCAAGTTATCTGCCAGACGAGGAGAGAAAAGAGAATAAAGACATGTTGGGACCCCCTGGAAACTAGAGAGCGGGAACATATATTGTACTGTGGACTTAAGGGACACAGCCTTCTTGGGACTGAACCACTTTAGAGtgcaagtggtggtggtggtggggagaatcgCATGTTTGCatgcaaacaagcaaacaaaccctCACTTCGCACTCTGAAAAGTCGGGGATAGGAGTTCTGGAGTAACCAGTCAGACCTGCTATATTTCATTCCAACAGATTGTTTTATATGAGGAAGAATTCAAACATGTGCCCCACCCCTGTGCGCAGTCTGAAGCGGTACAATCCAAagtatctccaggtactagctggagatctcctgcttttgcaactgatctccagctgatagagatcagttcccctggagaaaatggccgctttggcaattggactctatggccttgaagcccctcccctccttaaaccctgccccaaaaacgtcctgccagcgacgaagagggacctggcacccctagagaGAAACGCTTCCATACTCACATCCGTTGCCGAGGGTGTTTCCCCATCCCGAGATAAGGCACTCGGTCCCAGCCGTTACACACCGGGAAGGCAAGGAAATGGGTCGGATGCGGGAGTTCAAGGTGGCGGGGGTGGCCAGCTTGATGAGCATAATATCATTGTCCATGTTCTTCGGGCTGTAGCCGGGATGGCGGATTTGTTTCTCGGCTTCGATGAACTCTTCAGAGCCTTCCAGCACGTCGATGTTGTGCTCCCCGAGTCTCACCTGGATTTGCCCACTGGGGAAACAGAGGTACAACACAGCATGCAATTAACGCGCTAGCTTCTTGCGGTATCCTGACACTCTGCTTAGCCTTCCTCTGATGGAAGAGGATCTTCCAGTGGATGCCAGAACCCTCTCTCTATCCAGCAAGTTTTGCTAATCCTTCCCCTATCAACTGTGCCGGCCTAAACTgccttagagccagcgtggtgtagtggttaagagtggtggtttggagcggtggactctgatctggagaaccgggtttgattccccactcaaccacatgagcggcggaggctaatctggtgaactggatttgtttccccactcctacatatgaagccagctgggtgaccttgggctagtcacagctctctctggactctctcagccccacctacctcacagggtgtctgttgtggggaggggaagggaaggtgattgtaagccagtttggttctcccttaaatggcagagaaaatcagcatataaataccaactattcttcttcttcttaatttccgGGTCGATTTGGCAGGTGAGGCAATGAGTTGTATTGGAGCAGGgtgatggggaaggggaaatattTTGGCCAAAAGAGCTTTAATATCCAATTGCCCTGGTCCACAATTCTTTGCATGCAGCTATACACCAGCACACTGCAAGAATCTCTGTGCACATCCAGCAAACAGATGGTTGATACTTGAAGGAAGAACCCCATAAAAATGAAAGAAGTTTAGATTTTGGATCAAAAGCATTGAGGAACTTTGCCTTACAGCACAAGAAGAACCCTGATGCATCAGACAATAGAGCCATCTAATCCAGCTTCCTGATTTTCTTCCTCCGCAGTTGCTAGCCAGATGCCTCTGAAAAGCTTTCAAGCAGGACATGAAGGCAATAGCCTTTTTCCATCATCCCTCGgatctgatattcagaggtagactgcctctgaatccGGAGGCTCTATTTTGCTGTCACGTCTAACAGCAAAAGAGTGGCCTAATTTCCCTGAACTTGTTTTCAAGCCCCCTCAAGCccagttcacatgttacagtgaatacaTGTACAACCTGCATGTAAGTGCAgatacctgtttgtaagaaagagccaatgcacatTTACTTTACAAATGAAGCCAGGGACCATCACCTGAATGAATGTGGGGTTTGAATTACATTGTGAACAGTACATGCATTGAACATAACATGACGCTTGAAGTGtatatgaagaaaaataaattgtatactgtacacagattgtacacgcattcactgtaacttgtgaaaagGGCTTCAGCTAATGACCCTCACTGTATCCCGGAACACCAAATTCTACAAGTGagcagcatgaagaagaagaagaagaagagttggtttttatatgctgactttctctaccttttagggagaatcaaaccgacttacaatctccttcccttcctctccccacaacagacaccttgtgaggtaggtggggctgagagagttcggagataactgtgacttgcccaaggtcacccaactggcttcatgtggaggaatggggaaaccaacctggttctgcagattagagtctgccgctcttaaccactacaccatgctggctctctcatgtTATATgaagaagtatttttttaatctttcctaAATGTACAGCATCTTTTGTGTAACAAGATTTCCAACTTATCTCACccaaggttatagaatcatagagttggaagggtccaccagggtcatcaagtccaaccccctgcacaatgcaggaaattcacaactacctccccacacacacacacccagtgaccagaagttggccaagatgccctccctctcatcatctgcctaaggtcacagaatcagcattgctgacagatggccatctaacctcttcataaaaacctccagggaagcagagcttaccacctcccaaggaagcctgtcccactgaggaaccactctaactgttagaaaattcttcctaatgtcaagacagaaactgtttcgatttaatttcaacccgttggttctggtccgacctcctggggcatctaactgttaaaaaattcttcctaaaaggACAGAattaaacaatgcagtaaaaaagCTTTGCTTATTCCACACTTACGATTGGTAGCAGTGAGCAGCCGACAGGACCCACTGATTGTCGATGAGGGAGCCCCCACAAAAGTGGTACCCGGCATTCAGAGACACCTGGTAGGGGATGGAATGCTCCAGACAGGCGTAACCCCCTACGATCTTGTCATCATCATCCCCACCATAGGGGAAAGCAGCTGTAGGAAGCAAGAtcacattagaatcatagaatcatagagttggaagggaccaccagggccatcaagtccaaccccctgcacaatgcaggaaattcacaactacctcccccctccacacccctagtgaccagaagatggccaagatgccctccctctcatcatctctcATCATTATTCTAACAGAAGACTGTAAACGTTTGAGagaagctgtaaaaaaaaaagtcattttaaTATCGTCAACATTCGGAAGATCGATTCACGGGTCACAAAGGCATCGATCATCTGGATTAACCAGAGTGAGACAACCGGTAGTATTCTAATACTTAAATAATGAGATTTTCTAACACACTAACAGGATTATCCATTCCAAAACTCCAGCCTAGAAAAATCAATTTTTCTGTTTTGAAGTGCCGCTGTTAGCAGCCTGGATAACATGATGTTTAGAACAAGAGGAAAAAGCCCACCGCCTGCCAAGAGGAAAAGAGAAGCACGGAAGAAAAATGCCAGTTAttaagacccaacatgagatggattgactcaataaaggaagccttccgtttgcaagacctgagcaaggcagttaacaatagggtgctttggaggtcattaattcatagggtagccataagtcggaagcaaccaGACGGCACATAACACATGTAACCCTTGTGAATACGGCCAAGTATTTTGAAATTCTTGACTCATTTAGCCTCAGAAGAACTCAGATAAAGGTAGATTAGGCTTAAGTAGCACTTTAGCAAGATGCACACAGATCTTTGGAGGTGAACAAGAACTTGAATTTGAGGTCTCCTAGGTTCAAATTCATCCCCTACCAGACAGGTTTTCACAGCAGGTTAAAAACAGATGTTGCTCAAACAGATTCACGTAGCTCAAATGTTAAAACCTCCATTGGCTAGAATGTCAAAAGGGGACGCCAGAACAATATGAGCAAAGTCAGGAGGGAAAGCGAATTCTGTCTGCTCGTTCAAACTGCTGCCGTTCCATCTATTATTCAattggtaggtaggtaggtacagatttattgtatatagccaaaggccattacaatcaagtagacaaaatcaaatcaaattcaacaagaaaacagttaaaatcaagcacaaaaataaatttaaatcatatACAAATATTGTCCGGTTTAACTGAAATGCTGGCTCGAACTTTCCTGGCCACTAGGGCGAAAAGAGACATGTTGTAAGTAACAGTGTCgggcaggagaaaagaaagcttctcctgatCACTAAAACAACGAAtcttagatttaaaaaaagagttccAGTTTGggggtcctgggttcaaatctccatccagtcattcttttctttcagaatggctcagtggcaaagcatgtgctttgcatgcacgGGATCCTAAAGGCCCCTGACATCTCCACTTAGAAGTATCTCAGGCATCTCTCCGTGATAGAAAGCTACCGCCAGGAAAAATACTGGGCTTAAGCCGGCCAATGTTGCTACTCAACATATAGGAGCTTCATACGGTGACCCATCAGTGTGGTATCGGTATGCCCTCCAAACAAGGCCACAAATAATTTGGAGTGCATAGGTCACGCTGAATTTAGCAGAACCTATGATTCCGATAAGATCAAGAGGAAATGGTGTTATAGACCCACCGGCTGCGCCCAGGCAGGCAAGGAGCACAAGAAACTTCATGATGTCTCCGTCAACCCTCTACCTGCTTCGTGAGGAGATTGCTAGGGAAGGCTTCACATCCTAAATACCCACCAACAGGCCTTATCTTGCCAACTCCCAAGGCTGTGGCAGCTTTTCACTTCCCAGAGTCTTGGAAGAACTTTGAGTGCGTTATCAGAGTTACCTTGACCACTAACTGCACTGATCAACTCCTGTCACATCAGAGATTCGGAAGGGCCATCTTTGCAGGGGGGGCTGTGTGGGTGCCAGGTTATGAAGGGTCCGGCACCTTGAACTGGAAAATGGGCAACCGATGGTATTCTTTCAAAACCAGTGTGATAAGGTTAGATTGGCTTTCTCCATCCAAAAGACAGGCCATTGCTTTTTGTACAAATGGAAATGTTCCAGTACAAGTACATGAATAATTGCTGAATTGTAAGTATGCTTATGAAATTATATAATATTAGTCATAGACTATtgtggaaaaatattttattgtgaaCTATTACATTCATTATATTCACGTGTTAAGGATTAGAAgcaggactgaagaagaattcgaaatggccgtatccccttctgctTCTTCTGGTGGTACCATGTTTGGacctcttcttctgtttctccctggAAACACCAGTTTGGACCAGGGTggaattcaacttttgaaatctGAGGATTCACATAAGGATAATGTATTAAATTGGACTTTTCGCCTTGTATGTATTGGATTAGGATAGCATTACTTTGTTTGTAAATATCTTGATGTGttacattgctttttttttttatgttgtagCACTTAATAGAACTTTGCACTTGGTTATATGTTTTTTCGCTCCTGTGcttaatacctggaagttggcaaccctgggggaagagggggaggccTGGTCACACCGTGCTCATTCAGATCAGCACTAGGCGAGCTGGCAGAAAATGGGGCTGGGGGAAGAGGAGAATGTGGGGGGCCGCAATGCAGGGGGGGATGGGAGGAATCTGCAAGCTTCGCAGGCCCCAACTTGTctatataatattattattattgtaagccaacTTGAAGCAAGAAGAAAAGCtggatataaatgttttgataattaaatacattaaaatattcaAACCCAAGTCCCACTTTCACTCTGAAGGGGTACAGCTCAGTCACAGGCTAACCATGTGACCTGCTGTTTGTGGGCATTGAGGTTAGGTGTGGTGAAGGGAACCTTCTGCAGGTGCGGCTGGTTTGCATACACAAGGATGGTAAATTATGGGACTTGTACATGATCACTTTATGCGAGGAAAATCagtagaggggtggggggaaatagggAGAGGAAACCATTGCCTGGTGGAGCCCCCCGCTCTGACCCCGATAAGACTGCCATGCAAATGCAACCACCCTGGCCCATACATTAGCATGATGTGGGACGGTCAgggcgtgtgttaagtgctgtcaagttgcttccgactcatggcgaccctatgtatcaatgtcctccaaaatgtcctacctttcagatgcacaccttaacgcggtaagggggtttgtgtgtgtcagggaagctgagagcaataccgcaaggggtctagactctgtcaagagactaAGCTCCTAGCacagtcactcaagatggaacgGTCTCAGCTGAGaaaccagacgaagatgcatccacccccgtaaggaatcaatggccacatccacagaagagagCAGGtggttccaatggggatgggggcagaggaatccttgaaggttagctgctgggcagcagcattagtggaaggtgacactggtggaggatcctTTGTAGACAATGGCagggccactacagctaaccctggttagtactgagcggaagaaggcactggtaaaccacttctgaacaacctttaccctgaaaaccccatgatgaGACGGTCAGGGTAGGAAATCCTTATTTCTCTACTAACCTCAGTTTCTGCAGGCACACACTATGTGAGGCCGTGAGCAGGTTTTTGTAGGAAGTGGCGGTGACTCTGAAGCGCTGTGTCTTGGCTGCTGGCGCAGAGATACACGGCCGAATCTTCTCGCTTCACACGCGAAATGTTCAGGTTCAAGTGGTACATCTCTGGCTGCTTCGCTGTGAATCGCTCCGAAATGTTGCCTTTCTGTTGTTCTTCCTTATTCAAGAAGTAAAACAGGAACTCGGGGCCCTGCCCTGTGTTCTGCCGGTACCAGTACATGTAGTTGTGATTGTTTGTTTGACGGCATGCAAAGTGGGCATCTTCGCCTTCCTGCAGAACCAGACTCGGCAGTTGAGTGATCTCAGCATTGGAGCctcctagaagaagaaaaaggagggggaggaataTGTCGGTAATTTTCATTGAAAAGAGTAGTGAGACCTGTACAGAAAAATATCTTGAGCCAAGGACGTACCTAGTTCTAGGAGGCAAATGGCTACGCACCATCTGGTCCACATCTCTCCTGGGTGAGTAAGATTGTGCTGTGgtacagggttgccagacccctcttcgccactcccgggaggttttttgggtggagcccgaggaaggcgggatttggggagggcagggacttcaatgccatagcgtccaattgccaaagtggccactttctccaggcgaactgatctctagcggctggatatcagttgtaatagcaggagatctccagccaccacctggggggtTGGCAGTCCTACCCAAACCTGAGTTTGATGAAATTATGGGAATGCGTGGGAGAGAGCAGAGAGGGATGGCGGCATGGtagagcccgatctcatcagagaagccaagcagggtcagttcttggaagggggaccaccacaaaagactccacagaggaaggcactcaaacctcctccgcttctcacttgccttgaaagccctttgctgtggtcaccataagtcggttgtgacttgatggcattttacacgcacacacaca includes:
- the LOC130476795 gene encoding cationic trypsin-3-like gives rise to the protein MKFLVLLACLGAAAAFPYGGDDDDKIVGGYACLEHSIPYQVSLNAGYHFCGGSLIDNQWVLSAAHCYQSGQIQVRLGEHNIDVLEGSEEFIEAEKQIRHPGYSPKNMDNDIMLIKLATPATLNSRIRPISLPSRCVTAGTECLISGWGNTLGNGYNLPELLQCLDAPVLTDAECKDALPGKITSNMMCVGYLEGGKDSCQGDSGGPVVCNGQLQGIVSWGVGCALSGYPGVYTKVCNYVDWIQETVAAN